The following DNA comes from Castanea sativa cultivar Marrone di Chiusa Pesio chromosome 10, ASM4071231v1.
ttgcatattttggtATCAAAATCCTCCATGGGTAAGTTTTTATCCAATTCTGAATTACATGTCTATGTTGTCTCTGTTTAAAGATTCTTTTTGGGTTGTCTCTAATCCTAGAATCCTTGTGAGGTTACTCATGAAAGTCATGGTCTTACATCACCACTCATTTAATAACGTGCTTCTTTTAGATAATCATCAATCCAATACTGTCTCTAAAATATCTCTTTGGTCCTCAAATAATTAATGTTAGGTGTCTTAATTGCTGCCAAGCAATTGTTTGTACTTGGAAAAATTgaccccccccaaaaaaagcaGAAAGTATCTGATGTAAAATCTTCCCGTGTATTTGATGCCACTCATACACACATGtcaaagtaaaagaaaatgaagttcATCTTATCTGAATATTTCCAAAAGCACTCAAAAGTCTTCTAATAGAATAGTTTACATACATCCATTCTAACCTGCCAATACTTATTCATTAAAGACATCACGCAAGGGAAAAAATAACTCTATACATGTGACTAGGGGAAGGGACTCTTCTGCTTTGCTGAAAGGCACACTGATGGGGAATATTTTTTTACGCAAAACCAAGGTTGTAGAGCTGGTAAAGACCAACTTAGttgtatgaaatttttttaactgttgAACTTCTGTTCAGTAGTGCTTGCTGAGGCCTGCATCATCCAGTGACACCACAGTtaacaaaatatgaaatataaatgTACCAAAATAGGGGGAAGTGTTTAGTATTATACAGTTCTTTACTGTGATATTTTGCATATGGTATCTCTCAAtgttagagagaaaaaggaagtgGTTAAAGTGTTAAGGATGAAATTCAAGAATAATTTTTGTGAGATTTTAGAGATCATACACATGTTTGTACCTAGATAACCTAGTGCATAACAAATTATGCTCAACATCTTTATAAGTTAAACTCAGTTAATTGGTCATGGTATTGCAGTTAGCTTAATTTGTTAAAGTACATTTTGGTTATACGTTAAAAAGTCCAAATTTCAGCCCCCAATTCATCTTATATAAATAGAACGTAGATAATTGTATCATGGAAACATTTGGAAGCACATGAGATTCCATTTGCAAATCCTTTTTTCCCCTTGGGGGTTCAATGTGGATTTAGGAGTTAGGGAGAAGACAAAGCAGaaaaaagatttcaaaatttttttttttaatattgcaGTTGGCTTCAACTCTACATGCATCATACCTTGAAGCTTCATTTGCTCATGAATACACCTTAAATAgctattaaatttcaatttactGATTAGAAATGCTTTCTattaaattaccaatttttccaaaagcttaaactattaggaaatggtgaatttaatcacttaaccataagtcTAATACTCCTCCTCACTTGTGGGCCTAACTTTCCCTTTATAAGTGGGGGCCCAACAAGTgagaatttaacattttaaataggAGATAAAGTAAAACCAGAGATCGAACTCAAGATCtcctgctctaataccatgttaaattaccgattgtcccaaaaacttaagcaattaggaaatggtgaatttaatcactaaCCATAAGTCTAACACTTTCTTTatgttgaatttaaattttcagGGTCACTTGCATTATAGCAAGAAACCTATTAGTTCCATTAACATTTTCCCAGTGAGTGCAAAAGAATACTGACCCCAACTGATGTCACAAAATTGCAGACAGCACATTTCACAGATCGTGCTCCATATTGGTACATCAATAGCATCCTGCAATTACCACAATTGACGTGTGCCACCTGGTTTGCTGTCACAATACATTTGACATTTGCCCCCATTTAGTGATTACTCAATTGTAAGGTTGCCAACCATAACATAGAACAGAggatatttcaaaattttaagagattATATGGTggagaggaaaaaaattctTGTAAAATTGTTTATGCTGTAAATAGTTATACACCTTCCAAGGCTAGATTCACAGTGTGACAACAAGAACATTGGACACTTGTTGCTCCACGAATGTACATGAGCAAGGTGTGGCAGCCTCCACAAACCAACTGGGCCATTTCAGTGCCTGGCAAAGAGTTGTACAAGCAAAAACTGAGTGTTCATTTTCCATGTTTACTTGCTCAGTCCAAATATAGATTGAAAACACTCAAAATTGAACTGAACTTACTATATAAACTCCAAAATAAATAGAGACCATACCGGGAGGAGGGACTGCTGTGACTGCATTGCAGACAGCACAGCATACAGAAGTTGCTCCAACGGGATACAGTAAAAGGTTTCGACATCCAGAACACACAAGCTGGCTCTGCGCACCTGATCACCGACATAGACATAAACTATTTCATCAGTCATAGCTAATAGAAACATAACAACTTTGAACTAGTGCAAAACCACTAACTTCCAGCATTGACACTGTTGAAATGTATAGCAAGTATTGCTAATTCAAGAATTCTCCCATATCTAATATGTTCAATTCTAATTTTATTACCTTTTGATTTGACTAACCCATCTAATAATTTATTCTTCTCGATGAACTTGTcggattttttttctcctttgaaACTATGCTTGAGATTAATTATACAATTAGACCTTATATTTTCTTAGAAGACAGaatgtaaagaaaaagaataggaaaagcCTTTCTTACTACATCTAATTCATCATTCGGTGGATGAAAGATTCCTAGATTTCTTAAATAATCCTCTTATTTATCAGAAATGAAAAAGATAGAGATTTGACATTGTTAAAGCTTAATCTAAGTATGGAACTGTGTAAGATACCATTAGCAGGTGGTGTATATGGTGCTGGAGCCGGTGTCGGGTATGGGGCAAGCGGAACTGGCATTATAAAATCTCAGAGAGTTACTCTTTTCTCTTCCTAGCTCTTTGTAATTTACTCCCTCAGACAAGCAGAACACGCTCATTCTATCCCATACTTACCATTTCTggatagagaaagaaaaaagcacaCTTGAAAATGTTGCTACAAAGGGCCTGCCAAAACACCTTTGGTTGTCTAGCAATTTAAGCCACATATCAAtgaaaaacacaagaaagagatGTAAGAGACCATGCAAAAAAGGATTTCAGacaattaaaaattaccaaacCCAAAGCAATCCACGAAGCAAAAGCAGCAATGAAGATgccaggaaaaaaagaaagaaacttaaATCCACATCATAGGGCAATGAAATTGAGCTTTAACATCGTGGAAGTGGGGCAGACACATACCTTTGCAACTTGTAGCAGATGAagtggaaagagagagagagagagagagagagagaggggatgtTATTGTTAGTGAACATTGGActaaagtattgtgaaaaaagttgggtgtaaaaagagattttttacattgttttccctttttgtcatttcaatttGGGACTGTAATTCCATAGTCCGGGACTAtgctccctctctctctctcagagagGGGTGGGCTCACATGTGAAACCCATCCCATGGTAAGAGAGAGCATGGTTCAATAATTTTGAGTAATGTTAAAATCACATAATTTACCACAATTTTAGCTACAATTCTCCATGTGATGAATTGCGAGCGGTAGATATGTATACTCATATAGATCCACAACTATATTTCTATGACTCCTAACCTATCACAGGACAAGTTGTGGCCAATTATGTGGTTCTTTTTTAGGTGTGAGGTGCAGTGAAACTTTCATTGTATTTGTTCCTACTCTCCTATAGATAGATGTTTGGTTTTTAACTACCATTTCTGTTGGTGGCATATCAAGATCAACTTTTTCTAAAACTCTGGGCCCCCCACCCTCTCTCTACTTTGCTATTGGTGGTAATCTAATAGTTGCACGTGATTGATGCAACGCAACCAGCCTTACACTCCTCTCTCTCCAGGGAATTGGATGTCTCACAATTAGCCGCGTTGAAAGACACAGGAATCAGTACCGTCTGTCAAATTCCACTTTCACTCTGCTTACTCTGAAATATGGATTAAGAGCCTATTGACTCTTAGTCTTTAGCTGGTGTTGCTGTGTGTGCTTGGCATTATTGCAAGACACACTGCCATGCTTTGATTGACTATGTCTATGTTTGGTGGTTCCTTATTCCAATATTTACGATCTGTTTATTTTGCCGAAAAACTTTctgtaataataattttttatattttttagtatttgataGCGCAAAAAAAACTAGGTCAATAGAAAACTATATTTAGTCAACGGAaaactctaataaaaataaggcttattttttataggttgttttccaaattttttttttggaaaacaatgtCTCTCTCACACGTTACATCTCTTATAAATATTATCTTCGTCtataaccataaaaaacatactTTTTTGGCATCTTCTCTCTTTCATGGTaagttttctcactttttctctcttccctttacTTTTTCTCTCCTCATACCCTCATTGTCACTAACTCTAGTCCCTCCTCTtcccatagatctctctctttaactgtctctcttctctcttttctccatGTTTCTCTTCTCCTCTGTAACACAATTttctgattagattttttttttccttcactaatCGGTCAATAACTCCGACTTGCAAAGGAGAACAAATTTGCaacagtaattatttcattcctctctaccaaaatcccaattctttgctttgaatttcaagcttgattttctttttttctctaagaaatttttggtcTGATGGATTCCAGGcaaaagttacttttttttttcgtacataaagtgcaaaaaaataaaataaaagaagaagaagaagaatgaatgaagtaaaagatgaaaattttaaacataatacCTATATTGCTCTAAATTGCTTCTACATGGGACAATCTTTA
Coding sequences within:
- the LOC142614238 gene encoding protein LOL1, whose product is MPVPLAPYPTPAPAPYTPPANGAQSQLVCSGCRNLLLYPVGATSVCCAVCNAVTAVPPPGTEMAQLVCGGCHTLLMYIRGATSVQCSCCHTVNLALEANQVAHVNCGNCRMLLMYQYGARSVKCAVCNFVTSVGASASTTEQKFNS